One window of the Candidatus Zymogenus saltonus genome contains the following:
- a CDS encoding SDR family oxidoreductase: MAIRVFEGKVVVVTGGASGIGLAIAREFGENGAKTVLLDLDKKTLDGKVEELKRNKIDAMGVVCDVTDEAGCRAAVRKVIENFGGIDLLVNNAGITQRSGFLNTEVSVYRRVMDINFFGSVICTKAAIESIVERKGMIIAVTSIAGLAPLLGRTGYAASKHAMHGFFTSLRTELKRYGVDVMIVCPGFTKTNLQTRALDGDGTVTKHPQSTTGRQYEPEEIAKAVYRGAVKRKRLLVLSLVGKFTHLLNKVAPGLYERIMVRKMSSELDR; encoded by the coding sequence ATGGCAATACGTGTATTTGAGGGTAAGGTTGTGGTTGTAACGGGCGGGGCCAGCGGAATCGGACTCGCAATCGCAAGGGAGTTCGGCGAAAACGGCGCCAAGACAGTCCTCCTAGACCTGGACAAGAAAACCCTCGACGGTAAGGTAGAAGAGCTTAAGAGGAACAAAATCGACGCGATGGGGGTGGTCTGTGACGTGACAGACGAGGCGGGATGCAGGGCGGCCGTCCGTAAGGTAATCGAAAACTTCGGAGGGATCGATCTCCTCGTCAACAACGCCGGCATCACCCAGAGAAGCGGTTTTCTGAATACGGAGGTCTCAGTTTACCGAAGGGTGATGGATATAAATTTCTTCGGGTCGGTTATCTGCACAAAGGCGGCGATTGAAAGCATTGTCGAGCGAAAGGGTATGATCATCGCCGTGACGAGCATTGCGGGGCTCGCCCCACTCCTCGGGCGAACCGGCTACGCCGCCAGCAAGCACGCAATGCACGGTTTCTTTACCTCTTTAAGGACGGAGCTGAAAAGATACGGCGTCGATGTGATGATAGTGTGTCCCGGATTTACAAAGACCAACCTGCAGACGAGGGCCTTAGACGGCGACGGCACGGTGACGAAACACCCCCAGTCGACCACCGGCAGGCAGTATGAGCCGGAGGAGATAGCCAAAGCAGTCTACAGGGGCGCGGTGAAGAGAAAAAGGCTCCTCGTTTTGAGCCTCGTCGGCAAGTTTACCCACCTCTTGAACAAGGTGGCCCCCGGGCTGTACGAGCGGATCATGGTAAGAAAGATGAGCTCGGAGCTTGATAGATAA